One stretch of Gemmatimonadota bacterium DNA includes these proteins:
- a CDS encoding FtsX-like permease family protein — protein sequence MFRSYLIATIRTLLKNRGLTAINILGLAIGMASVILIILYIQYEFSYDRHHAHANRIYGVFRVMSMENTTSVNPRASGALAPALKRDFPEVQEAIRVQRLDAWVQSQTRFFQQDMCVADPEIFNVFTVPFITGDPNTALTQSGAMVLTESMARKFFQNQNPIGKALEVDHQELSGTYFVTGIVRDFPPNSTFAFDCLTATPKGNTANMWSIWQPTGVFRPFFTYILLAEGYDHRALQQKLPDLIARYMGDEVRQTTRYILQPLIRRHLYTHPDLGLQFRDHGDIKQVYAFGLVAGFILVLACINFMNLSTARSSTRAREVGLRKVVGASRQQLIGQFLGESVLVSLAAMVVAVALFELVLPWFNSFIQRDLTLYSTENLWWLIGLIGFGLGVGVLAGSYPAFVLSSFLPTQVIKGDWIPGSKHVGLRKALVIFQFAISIAFITGTVVVQEQLAYIRNKDLGFDKELVVGIPIFIYSRQIHHGNRDDLRWRIPTVKEVFTAHPNILKATATRFPQGGSHATDTFQAEGSDADWQMGLFDIDRDFLDFFNIELVAGRLAPEPPRPPGKIITLEEWQEYNKKLQAYQEKGRPFILNETAVRHLGWDDPIGRRFKEKKESEGYVIGVVKDFHVQTLHNTIRPVVFRVFTGGAKFLYLKLGTQNIPETLAFIEKTWHEFLPQIPFSFWFLNDDLTHVRYQNEIRTGNALTVFSGLTVFVACLGLLGLISFRAEQKTKEIGIRKVLGASVFSIFGLLSKEFVKLVIIACVIASPIAYLFAGRWLQDFAYRINLHPVYFLIGGALALLLAIATMIYQALKAARTNPVDALRTE from the coding sequence ATGTTTCGCAGCTATCTCATAGCCACCATTCGCACCTTGCTGAAAAACAGGGGATTGACAGCGATTAATATCTTGGGTCTGGCAATTGGAATGGCGTCTGTAATTTTGATCATCCTCTACATTCAGTACGAATTTAGCTATGACCGACACCATGCCCATGCGAACCGCATCTACGGCGTTTTTCGCGTCATGTCAATGGAAAATACCACATCGGTCAATCCGCGTGCATCTGGCGCACTGGCACCGGCATTAAAGCGCGATTTCCCCGAAGTACAGGAGGCCATTCGCGTACAACGGCTCGACGCCTGGGTGCAAAGCCAAACCCGCTTTTTTCAGCAAGACATGTGTGTGGCAGACCCAGAGATTTTCAATGTGTTCACCGTTCCATTTATAACCGGCGATCCGAACACGGCATTGACGCAGTCGGGCGCAATGGTGCTAACAGAATCCATGGCGCGCAAATTCTTTCAGAATCAGAATCCGATTGGAAAAGCCTTGGAAGTGGATCACCAGGAACTGAGCGGCACCTACTTTGTAACCGGTATTGTGCGCGACTTTCCGCCCAATTCGACCTTTGCGTTTGATTGCCTGACCGCCACGCCAAAGGGCAACACGGCGAACATGTGGTCTATCTGGCAACCCACGGGTGTTTTTCGTCCCTTTTTCACATATATTCTATTGGCCGAAGGATACGACCACCGCGCACTACAGCAAAAGCTACCCGATTTGATAGCGCGATACATGGGAGATGAGGTGCGCCAAACGACCCGGTACATCTTGCAACCTCTCATCCGCAGGCACCTTTATACCCATCCGGATTTAGGGCTTCAGTTTAGAGACCATGGCGATATCAAGCAGGTATATGCCTTCGGACTCGTCGCTGGCTTTATTCTCGTACTCGCCTGTATCAATTTTATGAATCTCTCAACAGCGCGTTCATCCACCAGAGCGCGAGAGGTGGGATTGCGAAAGGTGGTAGGCGCATCTCGCCAGCAATTGATCGGACAATTTTTGGGCGAATCTGTGCTCGTGTCACTGGCTGCAATGGTGGTGGCTGTCGCGCTATTTGAACTGGTCCTGCCGTGGTTTAACAGCTTTATCCAGCGGGATCTGACATTGTACAGCACTGAAAATCTGTGGTGGCTGATCGGATTGATCGGATTTGGACTGGGCGTTGGTGTACTCGCGGGAAGTTATCCCGCATTTGTACTCTCATCATTTTTGCCCACACAGGTAATAAAAGGAGATTGGATACCCGGATCGAAACACGTTGGACTGCGAAAAGCACTCGTGATCTTTCAATTTGCAATTTCAATAGCTTTCATCACAGGAACTGTTGTCGTACAAGAGCAACTCGCGTATATCCGAAATAAAGACCTCGGATTTGACAAAGAACTCGTGGTTGGCATACCGATTTTCATCTATTCTCGGCAAATACATCACGGGAATCGAGACGATCTGAGATGGCGCATTCCCACGGTAAAAGAGGTGTTCACGGCACACCCAAATATTTTAAAAGCAACAGCCACCCGTTTCCCACAAGGGGGATCTCATGCGACAGATACGTTTCAGGCTGAAGGCAGTGACGCCGATTGGCAGATGGGCCTGTTTGATATTGACCGCGATTTTCTGGACTTCTTCAACATCGAACTCGTGGCAGGCCGTCTGGCACCAGAACCACCAAGGCCGCCAGGCAAAATAATAACTCTTGAAGAGTGGCAAGAATACAACAAAAAACTGCAAGCATATCAGGAAAAAGGTCGGCCATTTATCTTAAATGAAACAGCCGTAAGACATCTGGGATGGGACGATCCTATTGGCAGGCGTTTCAAAGAAAAAAAAGAGTCAGAGGGATATGTGATAGGCGTGGTAAAAGATTTTCACGTTCAGACATTGCACAATACCATCCGGCCCGTTGTATTCAGGGTTTTTACGGGAGGCGCCAAATTTCTCTATCTCAAATTGGGCACACAGAACATACCGGAAACACTCGCTTTTATAGAAAAAACATGGCATGAATTTTTACCGCAAATCCCATTCTCTTTCTGGTTTTTGAATGATGACCTGACACATGTGCGTTATCAAAATGAAATCCGCACGGGGAATGCCCTAACCGTGTTTTCCGGACTGACAGTCTTCGTAGCCTGCCTGGGACTATTGGGCCTTATATCGTTTCGCGCAGAACAAAAAACAAAAGAAATCGGCATACGGAAAGTCCTGGGCGCATCGGTATTCAGTATTTTTGGTTTGTTATCCAAAGAATTTGTCAAACTCGTAATAATCGCCTGTGTGATCGCCAGTCCCA
- a CDS encoding dehydrogenase: MSENITILGGGNTAFAAAANLTLKGFGVTLCELPDFREMLDPVRDSGVIHLVGVEETGAAKVHSLTTDIEAALNASDLILVIVPAYAHKPFALACAPYLGPEHTVVLMPGTLGTLEWATLLREQGVAGVTLAEVDTAPYVCRKTAPDTATIWGTVTGLGLGVLPATETERVRERLSPFFPGIQAYPTVMACGLSAMNPVVHPAGVLMNAGRIEYSHGEFYFYEEGVSPSVAKMIMAVDAERRAIAKAFGYDLVAADEAFYRAGFGPKGDLWAAINGSRMLTQLKAPGSLESRWLTEDIPYGLSAWHDVGAQYGVDAPLMRGLVDIASVVMGFDGWTSGRSVRELGIEGMDLERLNAFLETGL; the protein is encoded by the coding sequence ATGTCTGAAAATATTACAATTTTGGGTGGGGGTAATACGGCGTTTGCCGCGGCTGCGAATCTGACGTTGAAGGGGTTTGGTGTTACGCTTTGCGAATTGCCGGATTTCAGGGAGATGCTCGATCCCGTGCGCGATAGTGGGGTGATTCATCTGGTAGGTGTTGAGGAGACGGGGGCGGCGAAGGTTCACAGTTTGACCACGGATATTGAGGCAGCTTTGAATGCCTCGGATCTGATTCTGGTGATTGTGCCAGCGTATGCACATAAGCCTTTTGCGCTGGCGTGTGCGCCCTATCTGGGACCCGAGCATACGGTTGTGCTGATGCCGGGTACGTTGGGTACGCTGGAATGGGCGACGTTGTTGAGAGAACAGGGTGTGGCGGGGGTCACGCTTGCCGAGGTGGATACTGCGCCTTATGTGTGTCGGAAGACTGCGCCGGATACGGCGACGATTTGGGGTACTGTGACCGGATTAGGTCTGGGGGTTTTGCCGGCGACGGAGACTGAGCGTGTGCGCGAGCGTCTGTCGCCTTTTTTTCCGGGTATTCAGGCGTATCCAACGGTGATGGCGTGTGGTTTGTCTGCGATGAATCCGGTTGTGCATCCCGCAGGTGTGTTGATGAATGCGGGGCGGATTGAGTATTCTCACGGAGAGTTCTATTTTTACGAGGAGGGGGTTTCTCCGTCTGTGGCGAAGATGATTATGGCTGTGGATGCAGAGCGCAGAGCGATTGCAAAGGCTTTTGGGTATGATCTGGTGGCGGCTGATGAGGCGTTTTATCGCGCGGGTTTTGGTCCGAAGGGGGATTTGTGGGCCGCGATTAATGGCAGCCGGATGCTAACGCAGCTCAAGGCACCGGGGTCGCTTGAGAGCCGATGGCTCACGGAGGATATTCCCTATGGTCTTTCAGCGTGGCACGATGTGGGCGCGCAATACGGGGTGGATGCGCCTTTGATGCGCGGGCTGGTGGATATTGCGTCTGTGGTGATGGGTTTTGATGGATGGACTTCAGGGCGCAGCGTGCGCGAGTTGGGGATTGAGGGGATGGATCTGGAGAGGTTGAATGCGTTTTTGGAGACGGGATTATGA
- a CDS encoding insulinase family protein, with the protein MTRFLILTFSFILFGPLSAFAEIPNHHIFYRIDKRAPLNKIEIVFLGAGTGVNPSSQIGLARTVFNLIWETAKKQGHLDQLEALGTHLTLTTSDAYQTISIHGLSENSGKAIKIIRDLIYNLEFTEYDLKYVKSQLNTDYKDAIKRPTYTMVKNLALSQTLGILKRRSLKTLNDLSLYDVRQYADRLLKTDVVFFKVISDRDSTEIAKILRPFTEERKMRGQAGGFVHSLNFPSTNANVGPVAFIFEGYSNLKNVFCLWMVPCGRIGEENYIPNMVSDTLGQPPESRLLYKYFREELKLVYGTSCRDLSEQNVRYLQIYADPQLDNSEELIAKMSDFIQNLPDNPRFWETLKEHRETINESFVHDRTPQQSLNQEVSRAIYKSPIRKGGFDAVTNDEVRAFLEKFFVPQNMIMIFIGPKDHITEILNTHLPEVDIRVHNVKELIE; encoded by the coding sequence CCCTCAACAAAATTGAGATTGTCTTTCTCGGCGCAGGAACCGGTGTGAACCCCTCTTCGCAAATTGGCCTTGCAAGAACGGTCTTTAATTTGATTTGGGAGACGGCAAAAAAACAGGGGCACCTGGATCAACTCGAAGCACTGGGCACCCATCTAACTCTCACGACCAGCGACGCATACCAGACCATCTCCATTCATGGCTTATCCGAGAACAGTGGCAAAGCAATAAAAATAATTCGCGACCTGATATATAACCTCGAGTTTACAGAGTATGATCTGAAATATGTAAAATCACAACTAAATACCGATTACAAAGACGCGATCAAACGCCCAACCTATACAATGGTGAAAAATCTGGCACTGTCACAAACCCTTGGCATCCTGAAAAGACGCTCATTAAAAACGCTGAATGACCTCTCACTATACGACGTCAGACAATACGCGGATCGGCTTCTGAAAACAGACGTAGTATTCTTTAAAGTCATCTCAGACCGCGATTCCACTGAAATTGCGAAGATACTTCGTCCCTTCACAGAAGAAAGGAAGATGCGCGGACAGGCAGGCGGCTTTGTACATTCATTGAATTTCCCATCAACAAATGCTAACGTTGGTCCTGTTGCTTTTATTTTTGAGGGTTATTCAAACTTAAAAAATGTATTCTGTCTTTGGATGGTCCCCTGCGGCCGCATAGGTGAAGAAAATTATATTCCAAACATGGTATCGGACACGCTTGGCCAGCCTCCTGAGTCCAGGTTGCTCTATAAATATTTCAGAGAAGAATTGAAATTGGTCTATGGAACTTCTTGCCGAGATCTATCCGAACAAAATGTCCGATATCTCCAAATTTATGCCGATCCCCAACTCGATAACAGCGAAGAATTGATCGCAAAAATGTCCGACTTCATCCAAAACCTGCCCGACAATCCTCGCTTTTGGGAAACACTCAAAGAACATCGCGAAACGATCAATGAGTCTTTTGTCCACGACAGAACACCGCAGCAAAGCCTCAACCAGGAGGTAAGCAGAGCCATTTACAAATCACCAATCCGCAAAGGCGGATTTGATGCCGTCACTAATGATGAAGTGCGTGCCTTTCTCGAAAAATTCTTTGTGCCGCAGAATATGATCATGATCTTCATCGGTCCCAAGGATCACATTACCGAAATCCTGAACACCCATCTGCCCGAAGTCGATATTCGCGTTCACAATGTCAAAGAATTGATTGAATGA